Part of the candidate division KSB1 bacterium genome is shown below.
TCTGAAACTGAAGACAGCGCGACAGTTGTATCACCCAATAAAATTTATCAGCGACTTGATTTCGCCTATGGAAATAAAATTCGCGCTGGTCTATTATTAGAAAAAGACAGCGGCGAACGAAAGTTCGATGATTTGATGCTCTATTTTCTCAGCTATCACAATCGCTCCACTGGGCATAAGCTAATTTTGGGCAATTATCGTCTCGAATTTGGTCAAGGCTTGATTTTTGGAAATCCTTACGGATTTTATAAGGGAAGCGCTGCCAACCATTGGGCGATCCAACGCAGCCGAGATTTAATCGAATATACTTTGGTGGACGAAAATGCTTCACTTTATGGCGTTTCAGCGAAACTTTGTTTTAAAATTTACCAGTTGTTTTTGTTTCTGTCGAATAATAAATTAGACGCCGGCTTGAATAGCGAAGGAAAAATTAAAAATTTTTATAATACAGGCCTTCACCGCACTCCTAACGAGATTGCGAAAAAAGATCAGCTCCTCGAACGACTGTCGGGCGCACGATTGGCAATCAAACCAACAGCTCATCTCGCCCTCGGGACTACTCTCTATCGCTCGACGTATTCTCCCGCGATCGCCATGCGCGATAACAATCAGTATCGGTTTGCCCTCCAAGGCAGTTGCAATTTTGTTGCTGGAGTTGATTTTCAACTGACCTGGAATCACTTCCATTGGTTTGGTGAATGTGCGCGGTCCCAAAGCCAAGCCACTGCCCTGATCTCTGGAGTGTTATTCCAGATGAAACCTCTGGAACTGATCGTCTCTTATCGGAATTATTCCAAGCAATTCATCAATCTTCATGGTCATAGTTTCAGTGAACAGGGCGGTTATCCGCAAAATGAGCGAGGAATTTTTTGGGGCTTGCAGTTTGCCCCCTCCTCAACCCTGAAATTCACCTTTTATTTCGATCAATTCAGTTTCCCCTGGCGAAACTATCTCATCTCTATGCCCAGCAGCGGCAAAGATGCTCTGTTGCAAGCCGAATATCGGCTGATGAAACATGTAAAGCTGACCACACAATACCGCTTTGAACAGAAAGATCACCAAATCAGCAAAACTCAGCAGATACTTCCTAAGGTCGAGCATCGAGGCAGAACCCAATTGGAAGTTCAAATAGATAATCACGTTACGCTTCGCGGTCGCCTGGAGAAAAAATGGGTTGCGTATCGTAATCTCGGACCAATGTCACTCAATTATGCTCAAAAATTCAATGGACTGCTCCTATATCAAGATATTCTCATTCGGTTTAGAGACAATCTTCATCTGGCAACGCGCCTCGGATGGTTCGACACTGACAGCTACGAAAGTCGGCTCTATCAATTTGAGCATGACGTCGTTGGAATATTAACAAATCAGATGCTCTATGGGATCGGTACCAGGCACTACATGCGGCTACTTTGGGAACCGTATGAGTTTTTGCATATCTCTGCAAAGCTGGCATCCACCCAATATAATCCGCAAACATCCACCAACTCAAAGTCTGCTAAAAATACTTCTGAATCAGAAATTTTCATGAATTTCCAAATAGAAATTCGATGGTAAGCCAACAGGGAATGTAATCCAATAATCCATATTTTATCTTTATCCTATATTTTGCGTCCTAAATTTTAGCCTTGACTTAGATGTTTTATTGCTTTATATTGTGGGTTCAATAAACTAAATATCAACTGCAAAATTAATCTAATTTCATGCCATGGAGAAAATCTTAATTGCATTTTTGAAAATGACAGCCCGGTATGGTAAGCCCCAACCGGTTGTCGACATCTTTGGAACGCTTTCTGGAGCAAAATCGGTGATTGTGATTATGCCTAAAAAGTTGGATGACTTTGGCATCGCTCGCAGATTTATGGCTACAATGGTGAAGGATTTTGCGCCTGCTCGCCTCATATTTGTCATGAAACCCCAGTATCGGAGCTTGCTCAATGGCGACCAAGACTATGGCATAATATTTGTATCTGAGACTGATGTAAATTTTTGGGGGCTCCCTAAAAAAGAAATCGTAAAAAAAGTGGTAGCAACAGCCTGCGACATAGTTATCGACTTAAACAACGAATTCGATCTGCCTAGTACTTATCTATGTCTCAAAAGCAGAGCTTCATTGAAAATTTGTTTTGATCATGAAAAGCGCGAGCCTTTCTATAATTTCTATTTCAGAACCCCGGCCGACCTTAGTTTGAGCAGCAAATATAAAAAACTCTTGCATTATCTGAAAAATAGATCAACGGCCGAGACGGTTGATGCTTGAGGCCATACTGAAACTCTGCAATTGCTGTTGCTCTTTTCTAAAATGTTTGGACATCTTGCCATTGGTAAACATGGAGAATCGGGTTTCATGGCAGAAACTTTTGACAGCTTAAAAAACCAAATTGCAGAGCTTCAACAAAAATGTGCTGATCTGACATCGAGTAACCAGGATCTGAAAAATCGATTAGCAGAGCTCAATTCCCTTTATCTGATCAGCTTGACGCTAACTCGGAGTTTGGATTTGCCCGAAATATTGAAGTCAATTCGGAGCTTGTTTCAGAAAAAACTGAAGGTCGATTTTTTTGGGATTTTTATATTGGATGAGAACTTGAGCAGCTTAAGTTTGCAGTCCTATTTCGGACTTGCAAGAAAAATTGAAGAGCTGCCACCTGTGAAATTCGGAGAGGATATCTTAGGTGAGGCTTTAGCCACAGAACAAACGATCTACATCCCAGATATTTCTAAGGCAAATCATTACCAGTTCTTTAAAACAATCCAAATGACTGGTTCATTTTTGGCCATTCCGATCTTGATTCGGAAAAATCATCCTCTAGGAGTTCTCAGTTTGCAACGCCGAAATATCGATGCCTTCGCTATAGAGGAGCGCGAATTCTTCAAAAGAATCGCCCTGGAGCTCGCAAAAGTAGTGGATAAATCTTTGTTATTTCAGCATACCAAGGAGCTTTCAATCACCGATGATCTGACCGGACTTTACAATCGGCGTTATTTCAATCAAAGGTTCGAGCGTGAAGTATTGCGCGCAAAACGATATCGACGGCCTTTATCGATTCTTTTGGTTGACATTGACTATTTCAAAAACTATAATGATATCAACGGCCATCTTTTGGGCGATGACGTATTGAAAAAGGTTGCTTATCTGATAGAATCGAACCTTCGCAAAGCTGATATTGTCGCTCGTTATGGTGGAGAGGAATTCGTAATCCTGCTCCCGGAGATCGATAAGGTCCATGCAGATCAGGTGGCGGAGAAACTGCGACGAACGGTAGAACTGCGGCATTTTCCAAAAGAGCAATATCAGCCCAATAAGAATCTAACAATCTCGATTGGGCTCGCTACGTTGCCAGAGGACTCCACGAATCCCCGCGAACTACTCGAGTTTGCCGATCGGGCACTCTATCGAGCCAAAGAGGAAGGCCGCAATCGGGTCGTCGCCTACCATGCTGCGATGATGCCATACAATTCGTCAAACATTCTGCATTTAGAGCCGAAAACTATGGCCATTGCTAAATGACGACCGCTGCGAACTCGCGTTGCTGGCTCAAGACACTTTGCCTCCGGTCATAGCTAATCCTTGGTGGTGAAGTTGAACGATTGTCGCTTTAGCCGAGCTCAGACTGTCATCATAGGCAGTATCCTGCAGCCGCATCTGACTTGCTGCACCGTGGGAATGATATTGCTTTTAATCAAACACTTCTTTCTGAGTGTCCAACGTCTCGCGTCATTCTTTGAACAGTCCGCAAACGATTGTGATTGGTCGAAATGAAAGATGTTCGCATCGCGAAATCTTGTAGTGCCCGAGTCTATTCTATTGCCCTGTTGTTCTTTTCTTTAGCGGCGACCTCTGCGCTCGCAATCTACCGGCCTTCATTTCAAAGAAATTATGACACTCAACATATCCAATTGCACTTAAAAATTGATCATCATCAGCGCTCACTATTGGGCAAGACGAAAATCACCATCGTCCCACTGCACCATCATCTCACCTCACTAGCATTTCATGCGGCCGATCTGGAGATTTATTCGGTTTCACTGGCCGATCAAATTGCTCTGCACTTTACATCGGATTCAGAGACGGTAGCAATTACCTTCCCTCATCCGATTGGGATCGAGGATACAATAACAATTACCATCGACTATTTCGCAAGGCCGAAAAAAGGGCTCTATTTTAATGCTCCCTCGGCGGAAAAACCCAATGTTCCGCAACAAATCTATTCGCACTCAGAACCCATCGATGCCCGCTACTGGTTTCCTTGCTATGACGAACCAGATGATAAAATGACCAGTGAAGTCATCGCTACGGTAGCGGATAGTTTTTTTGTGCTCTCCAACGGAAGGCTGGTCGGTGTCAAACATAATCCTCAGGATCATACACTAACCTATCATTGGCTACAGGATAAGCCTCATGTGAGCTATTTGGTTTCAATCGTTGCTGGCGTTTATTCTGAAATCAGGGAGAATTCCAAGCAAGTTCCTCTGTATTATTACGTTTATCCTGGTCAGGAAAGTTTGGCTACAAACAGCTTTGGTAAGACCCAGAAGATGATCGAATTTTTCGAGCGCAAATTCGGACATCCTTATCCATGGGATAAATATGCTCAGATTATCATTGCTCGTTATGCTGCTGCTGGGATGGAGCATACCAGTGCCACTTCGTTCGATGATCGCATCATTCATGACGATCGTGCCCACTTGGACGATAATAATGATGATCTGGTAGCCCATGAACTGGCGCATCAGTGGTTCGGCAACCTTGTCACTTGTCATGATTGGAGTCACTTGTGGCTTCAAGAGGGAATGGCGACTTATGCGGAAATATTATTCAAAGAATTCGACGCAGGGAACGACGAGGCTCAGTTCGCCATTTATAATGACGAGCAATTTTATTTCGAAATGATCGATAAAAAATTTCACCAGCCGATCGTATTCGATGCTTATCTGCATCCAGAAGAAATGTTCAATTATATCGAATATCAAAAAGCTGGGCTGGTTTTGCACATGTTGCGGTATACCATCGGCGATTCATCATTTTTTTCAAGCTTGAAAACTTATTTAGATCGCTTTAAATTTCAAACAGCCGTCACCGCAGATTTTCAAAGCGTGGTTGAGCAAGTGAGTGGTCAAAAGCTTGATTGGTTCTTCGATCAATGGTGTTACCATGGTGGGCATCCAAAGTTAAAAATCAGCAGCGCATGGCTTCCAGAGAGAAAACAGCTTCAGCTTTATGTCACACAACAACAATCAGATTCTTTGGGACTGATACCAGTTGTTTTTAAGGCTCCAGTCGACGTGGAAATCATCGGAGACAGAGGACGGCAAACCCATCGAATTTTTCTGGAGGCAAGGGAAGACACGTTCAGCTTTTCGTTCCGCGAGAGACCAGTTCTAATCCGTTTCGATACCGCGAATTACCTGCTGAAAGAAGTGACATTTATCAAATCGCAGCAAGAATGGATCTATCAATTGCTCAATGACCGACATGTTGCCGCTCGTCTCGAGGCTCTGAAAGCGCTGGAAAAAGCAACTTTTGATACGCTCCAAACCATCACAACAGTGACGCATTGCCTGCTTTGCGACCCGTTTTGGGCGGTCAGAAAACAAGCCGCCTTATTTTTGATTGACCATATCAAGCCCCATGGCGATCGATTCAAGTCGGCGCTCATTTCTGCCTGCGCAGATCCCCATCCCCAAGTGCGATCGGCAGCGGTGGCTGCTTTGGGATTCTATTATGATCGGGCTTTAAATCCTGTGCTGCGAAGGATTGCTGATCAGGACGCCAGCTATAAAGTGGTGGCTGAGGCCATTTATTCACTCTCAAATGTACCTGACGATAGCAGCTTCTTTCTGTTCAGCAAATTGGTGGACATGGAATCGCACAATCAAAGCGTCCGCAGCGCTGCTTTGCATGCATTGCGCCAATTAAAAGATGAACGCGCAATTCCGATTGCCATCCGGTTTGCTGCTGATCGCAGTCAGAATGAAGACATTCGGCTTAATGCCATCAGCATGCTCAAAGAGCTCGGCGGAACCGATCCCCAAGCCGAGGCCGTGACCATCCAGCTTTTAAATGATCCCAACAACTTTATTAAGAAAAAGGCCATTGATGCGTTGGGTCAATTTCGATCATCTAAAGCGTTAGCTGCCCTCAAACAATTAGCTGAACAGCCATTGCCAGATGATATCCGGCGTCGCGTAAAAAATGCGATCGAAAAAATCGAATGGCACATGAAAAATTGAGGTATTTTTTGCTCGTTGTTCGCTTATTTTATTATAGCTCTGCTTTGAGATATCCTCGATGAACATGACCTGTTTGGCGAAGAATGCCAACTAACCTGAGCGGTTTTTTCGAGATACTGGTTTGCCTCTTTATCGAAATTACTGAACTTTTTTGCTGCCCTTGTGCTATCCATCGGTCGAACCAATAGCAGGATGATTTTTAGAAGAACAATTCCCATCCTCATTTTTTTTTAAAGTGCCGTATCGATTGTTAATGATAAAATTTGGTTTGTTGTATTCAAATCGGCAGCAATATGGCGGATCATAGAAAATGCGAACCGAGGAAAACATCTAACCAGAATAGTCCTCAGATAGGAAATGATGCAACCTGAATTTCGATCTCACAATGGAGTGTATCGGTAGAATGGATTGATCATCGTGCGGAAAAAATTATTTGACTACAAATTTTACTTCAGATGAACGACCTTCCTCGTCCAGGCAAAGCAAGTGATGATCCCCAAGTTTTGGGGTGATGAATACTTTTTGAGTAGGCGCACCGCAAAAGATCATCTTGCCATCCAAGAACCAGAAGATCTTTTGGATGCTATTAGAGACAGAGGCATCTAACAAAATCTTTTGATATTTCAAATTGACAGAGGGTCTAATTTTGAATTCTGCGTTATCGGATGGAGAACGAATGATGGGGCGCTCCCCCGCGGCCAGTTTGGTGCAGCCTGGAAAATGCTCTGGAAGTTTTTCAATGGGGAAGCCGTTACGTTCCATCCATGTAGCAATTTCCGCTGGCCATTGTTCAACGATCCGTTCCTGATACTGCCGGCCAGCCCGACAGTATGAGCATAATCGTTTACCAGTTTTTTTATCAATCAGAATAATTTGATGCACGGTGCAGGGGAGATTGGGAGAAATGCCGGGGAGGTAGAGCTCGCTGCATGCCACTGGGCAATTTTCGGTGAGGGCCATGCCACTCATTGCACACACCTGGCGCCGCGCTACACTGTTCGGCTGCACAAACCAGCGCGTGTTTGGCTGGTTTTCCAAAGCAGTGAACAGGGCGAACAATACTGGGGCAGCAACTTCAGCACCGACGAGGGCTGGCGCCCCTTGTCCATCGAAATTTCCCATCCAAACACCGACTGTGTAATGGGGCGTATAGCCAATGCTCCAAGCGTCGCGATGTCCGTAGGACGTCCCGGTCTTCCAAGCGACCTTCGGTAAATTCATCGAAAATTCCCAACAAGCGGGGAGATCTGGGCGACGCAATTGGCTGATCATTTCAGAGATAATGTAACAAGTACCTTCGCTCAACAATTGTTTGCCAGGGGATTCTGGCTGATCTTTGAGCAGACGGTAAGGACGAAATACTCCGCCATTTGCCAAACCAGCATACAAATTGGTGAGCTCCAATAGGGTCACTTCACAACCACCGAGGATCAAGGACAAACCATAATAATCCTGATCGCGTTTCAAGGTTGTTATCCCGGCATTTTTGAGAAAGGAGTAAATGCCATCTTCTCCCAAAATGGCTGAAAGATTCACGGCTGGCACATTGAGAGATCGGGTCAGCGCCTCAGTAACAGAAACCCACCCATGGTAGGTATTATCGTAATTTTCTGGCCGGTAGCCGGCATATTCGACAGGAATATCGTAGAGTCGGCTTTGTGGAGCAATGAGGCCATGGTCGATCCCCAGGGCATAGATAAAGGGTTTCAGAGCAGAACCAGGGGAGCGCGGCGCCATTGCACCATTGACCTGGCCCTGATTAGCCGCATCAAAAAAATCCGCAGCACCCACGAGCGCCAAGACCTGTTGCGATTGATTTTCGATGATTACCACCGCGCCATTATTGATCCCCTGTCGGCGCCATGGCATGAGTTGGGCCTGCAGAATCTCTTCCGCTAATTGCTGTATCTTCGCATCTATGGTCGTCTGCAACAATTTCGATTGCGGATAATTGTGAACAAGATAGGTGGACAGATGTGGAGCTAAGAATGGCAAATCGTATCGTCTTTCGGGGATCGGTTCAGCCAATGCCTCGGCCAATTGCGGAGCCGAGATCTTGCCCGCGCGATGCATCAATCGCAGGACTTTGTCTCGAGCGTTTCGAGTTGCGCTTTTATCCACATCCGGTCGTAATCGAGTCGGAGAATTGGGAATGGCGGCAAGCAAAGCAAATTCTCCGAGGCTGAGCTGATCTGGTCGCTTATTGAAATAGAGCTGCGCAGCGGCAGCAATGCCAACGATATTTCCTCCATAGGGGGCAAGGTTGAAATAAAAAGTTAAAATATCTTCTTTGGAATAACGCAATTCAAGTTGCATCGCTCGAAACAACTCGATCAATTTGTTGCGGATGGTCCTTGGTTTGGGTTCGATCATGCGCGCCACTTGCATGGTGATAGTTGAGCCCCCTTGAACAATTCGACGAGCTTTGAGATTGGCTTTCGCAGCGCGAACGAGCGCAATTGGATTTATCCCAAAATGCCAATAAAAATATTGATCCTCATAACAAACGATGGCTTGCTTTAACTGGGGAGAGATTTTCGCACCAGCCACTGGAATATGCCACATCTGATCCGATGAAAGGAAAACCCGAAGAATCGTCCCATGACGATCTAATACCACAGTGGATGGCTGCGGCCGCAGCTTTTCGTGCGGAAACGGCACAATCCACAATAATCCCGTAAAAATCAGAGCTAACAGCACCAGGGATAAACCCGTTTTTGCTATCCAAGGTAATCTGGAAATGGTATTTTTTATAGATCCCATGAACACTCGCACGGCCAAAAAATGTTTTTAACCGCCATCCTCAATGTTGTCTAATAGAGGTGACAAGTGACAATCCTTCGAAAAATGAAATGATTGATCTTTTTATGGTTCTAACAAATAATACCAAGGTGACAGTATAAATTTAGAGGCTATTATCATGAAAAATTGATCTCAGCAGCTTTTCAGATTCAAAACGCGCCAACCAAACCGAAATCATAGCAATCTAAATCGTACCTGAGCGAAAATCATTAAATTTGAAATGAAATTGTCATTTCGAACAAAGTGAGGAATCTGGTTCTAGTTAGATTGTTAGGAGTTACCGATTGCTCCCTGCTATCGAAATGGCAAAAAAGTGAGTTTTCGCTTAGGCACTACATCTCGGTCTCGAAAATGACATAACGCCATTTTAAGGTTTTGCGATGACGATCCTGCCGCTGGAAGCAATCGATGCCTTCATCGGCGCATACATGGCCTCAGCTTGAATCGGTGGCAAAATAAAAGTGCCCTCGCTTACTGCACGAAGCCCGTAATAAAAAGTCACTTCACGACCATAGGGCACATCCCCATAGAGAATCAGTCGATCATCGCGGATATCGATGTATTTCGGCTGCCAGGTTTGTTCGCCGATCCAATCTACGCCTCGCCGCGATTGGAATCGCGGATTTTCGATCTCAAGTCCAGCCGGGAGCATGTCGACAATGGCGACATTCTCCAGCGATTCCGTTAGCGCTTTGAGTGTAATTTTCCCAATAATCAGTTCTCCTTGCCTGAAGCTGCTGTAATCGGCAGGGGTTCCTTGCTCGTTCAAATAATGTCGCCGAACCATCAAATCATGATCGAATTCCTCGATATTCATCCCCAATGGGATGCCATGAGCCCGCCAACCATAGTAACAGGTCCCTTTTCCTTGAATTTCAATCTTTATGGTTTTCCCCGCCCAATTTTTATCGGCGAAATGATGGTTCTGAGTATCAAATTTGGTGAAAAATTTACCATCGATGGAGACTGTTCCAGTGAAGTTGACATCAGTTTGCTTTTTAAGGATCTTTCCCAACGCAAGAAACGCCCAAGCATTTTCCTGGGTGGTATACCATCGCCCAGCTTCTGATGCGGATTGCGTCAGGTTTTGAACCAAATTGGGCACGTTGGGATTAGAAGGCTCGACCTCAGCCAAAATGTCCAACATGATGGCCTGGGATCGGGTGTTCGAATTGAAATTACCCCCGCTCTCCCATTGCTGGGGCCGATTTAACAACACGGTTCTGGGCAACAATGAACGAGCTGTCTGGAGGTCTCCAGCTAATGCATAAGCACCAGCTAATTGAAAACGTGAATAATCAGCCAGTTTCTCCAGTAGATTATTTTTGAAATAGAGCATGGTGCTCCTCTCAGCGTTGCCGGAAAGCGCCAGCACATAAAGCGCATACACTGGTGCCTGAAGGCTATAAGCATCATCGCTCTGGTAGTCGCGCAACTGAGAACGAAGTGCTTTTAGCATTCGGTTATAAACACGATCGGAAACAACATAGCCTGCTTTTCTGGCCTCGACCAAAAAATGAGCCGCGTAAATCGAGCTCCAATTGTTAATATCTTCTCCATGAGGCCAATAAGAGAAAGCTCCCGAGGGTTGCTGCAAATTCTCGATCTTCGTAATTCCTTCTGTAATGAAGTAATCAGCGCTATTGGCCTTAAATAGCGCCGGCTCGGCAATCCGCGCCAGCTCATCAAAATAAAGCAACGGAAAAACCTTTGAAGTCGTTTGCTCAATACAACCGTGGGGATAACTTAATAAGAACTGCAAACTATTGGCAAATCGGACTGCGGGAAATGCAGACAGCGATAATGAGAAATCGGTGGTGCCAGCGATCCAA
Proteins encoded:
- a CDS encoding helix-hairpin-helix domain-containing protein — encoded protein: MKGTSFKKLIYWLCLLYLSCLASAHAQETNLEPWLENYSAYSDPADLLELLKEFEKRPINLNDATEEQLARFPLLNPIQARAIVQYRHKIGAFHSLTELSQIDLIDPTLVPILSKYLTVGSQRIDHQWSLNLKSRLSRKIGASSETEDSATVVSPNKIYQRLDFAYGNKIRAGLLLEKDSGERKFDDLMLYFLSYHNRSTGHKLILGNYRLEFGQGLIFGNPYGFYKGSAANHWAIQRSRDLIEYTLVDENASLYGVSAKLCFKIYQLFLFLSNNKLDAGLNSEGKIKNFYNTGLHRTPNEIAKKDQLLERLSGARLAIKPTAHLALGTTLYRSTYSPAIAMRDNNQYRFALQGSCNFVAGVDFQLTWNHFHWFGECARSQSQATALISGVLFQMKPLELIVSYRNYSKQFINLHGHSFSEQGGYPQNERGIFWGLQFAPSSTLKFTFYFDQFSFPWRNYLISMPSSGKDALLQAEYRLMKHVKLTTQYRFEQKDHQISKTQQILPKVEHRGRTQLEVQIDNHVTLRGRLEKKWVAYRNLGPMSLNYAQKFNGLLLYQDILIRFRDNLHLATRLGWFDTDSYESRLYQFEHDVVGILTNQMLYGIGTRHYMRLLWEPYEFLHISAKLASTQYNPQTSTNSKSAKNTSESEIFMNFQIEIRW
- a CDS encoding diguanylate cyclase, whose translation is MAETFDSLKNQIAELQQKCADLTSSNQDLKNRLAELNSLYLISLTLTRSLDLPEILKSIRSLFQKKLKVDFFGIFILDENLSSLSLQSYFGLARKIEELPPVKFGEDILGEALATEQTIYIPDISKANHYQFFKTIQMTGSFLAIPILIRKNHPLGVLSLQRRNIDAFAIEEREFFKRIALELAKVVDKSLLFQHTKELSITDDLTGLYNRRYFNQRFEREVLRAKRYRRPLSILLVDIDYFKNYNDINGHLLGDDVLKKVAYLIESNLRKADIVARYGGEEFVILLPEIDKVHADQVAEKLRRTVELRHFPKEQYQPNKNLTISIGLATLPEDSTNPRELLEFADRALYRAKEEGRNRVVAYHAAMMPYNSSNILHLEPKTMAIAK
- a CDS encoding M1 family aminopeptidase, with the protein product MKDVRIAKSCSARVYSIALLFFSLAATSALAIYRPSFQRNYDTQHIQLHLKIDHHQRSLLGKTKITIVPLHHHLTSLAFHAADLEIYSVSLADQIALHFTSDSETVAITFPHPIGIEDTITITIDYFARPKKGLYFNAPSAEKPNVPQQIYSHSEPIDARYWFPCYDEPDDKMTSEVIATVADSFFVLSNGRLVGVKHNPQDHTLTYHWLQDKPHVSYLVSIVAGVYSEIRENSKQVPLYYYVYPGQESLATNSFGKTQKMIEFFERKFGHPYPWDKYAQIIIARYAAAGMEHTSATSFDDRIIHDDRAHLDDNNDDLVAHELAHQWFGNLVTCHDWSHLWLQEGMATYAEILFKEFDAGNDEAQFAIYNDEQFYFEMIDKKFHQPIVFDAYLHPEEMFNYIEYQKAGLVLHMLRYTIGDSSFFSSLKTYLDRFKFQTAVTADFQSVVEQVSGQKLDWFFDQWCYHGGHPKLKISSAWLPERKQLQLYVTQQQSDSLGLIPVVFKAPVDVEIIGDRGRQTHRIFLEAREDTFSFSFRERPVLIRFDTANYLLKEVTFIKSQQEWIYQLLNDRHVAARLEALKALEKATFDTLQTITTVTHCLLCDPFWAVRKQAALFLIDHIKPHGDRFKSALISACADPHPQVRSAAVAALGFYYDRALNPVLRRIADQDASYKVVAEAIYSLSNVPDDSSFFLFSKLVDMESHNQSVRSAALHALRQLKDERAIPIAIRFAADRSQNEDIRLNAISMLKELGGTDPQAEAVTIQLLNDPNNFIKKKAIDALGQFRSSKALAALKQLAEQPLPDDIRRRVKNAIEKIEWHMKN
- the pbpC gene encoding penicillin-binding protein 1C, producing the protein MGSIKNTISRLPWIAKTGLSLVLLALIFTGLLWIVPFPHEKLRPQPSTVVLDRHGTILRVFLSSDQMWHIPVAGAKISPQLKQAIVCYEDQYFYWHFGINPIALVRAAKANLKARRIVQGGSTITMQVARMIEPKPRTIRNKLIELFRAMQLELRYSKEDILTFYFNLAPYGGNIVGIAAAAQLYFNKRPDQLSLGEFALLAAIPNSPTRLRPDVDKSATRNARDKVLRLMHRAGKISAPQLAEALAEPIPERRYDLPFLAPHLSTYLVHNYPQSKLLQTTIDAKIQQLAEEILQAQLMPWRRQGINNGAVVIIENQSQQVLALVGAADFFDAANQGQVNGAMAPRSPGSALKPFIYALGIDHGLIAPQSRLYDIPVEYAGYRPENYDNTYHGWVSVTEALTRSLNVPAVNLSAILGEDGIYSFLKNAGITTLKRDQDYYGLSLILGGCEVTLLELTNLYAGLANGGVFRPYRLLKDQPESPGKQLLSEGTCYIISEMISQLRRPDLPACWEFSMNLPKVAWKTGTSYGHRDAWSIGYTPHYTVGVWMGNFDGQGAPALVGAEVAAPVLFALFTALENQPNTRWFVQPNSVARRQVCAMSGMALTENCPVACSELYLPGISPNLPCTVHQIILIDKKTGKRLCSYCRAGRQYQERIVEQWPAEIATWMERNGFPIEKLPEHFPGCTKLAAGERPIIRSPSDNAEFKIRPSVNLKYQKILLDASVSNSIQKIFWFLDGKMIFCGAPTQKVFITPKLGDHHLLCLDEEGRSSEVKFVVK